A section of the Amycolatopsis sp. AA4 genome encodes:
- a CDS encoding LysR family transcriptional regulator ArgP gives MSDLPLDQVRTLLAVVDEQSFDRAAAVLHVTPPAVSQRVKALEQRIGRVLVLRSKPVRLTESGEVLVRFARQLTRLEEDTRAELGLGGPGLPTTLPIAVNADSLATWFLSALEEVPAEPPVSFDLRSDDQDHTAALLREGLVMAAITATPQPVQGCTVSRLGTMRYRAVASAAFARRWLDGGSLAERLPAAPAVLFDRKDDLQDRFLRRLTRRKLPSRVRHYIPASVSFVDAVAAGLGWGMVPELQLSGRELVELAPDRAVDVELYWQQWKLDSPSLAAVAEAVGRAARRALGP, from the coding sequence ATGTCCGATCTTCCGCTTGACCAGGTCCGCACCTTGCTCGCGGTGGTGGACGAGCAGTCGTTCGATCGCGCGGCGGCCGTGCTGCACGTGACGCCGCCCGCGGTGAGCCAGCGGGTGAAGGCGCTGGAGCAGCGGATCGGCCGGGTGCTCGTGCTGCGCTCGAAACCCGTGCGGCTCACCGAATCCGGCGAGGTGCTGGTGCGGTTCGCCCGGCAGCTGACCCGGCTCGAGGAGGACACGCGCGCGGAGCTGGGGCTCGGCGGTCCGGGCCTGCCGACGACGCTGCCGATCGCGGTCAACGCGGACTCGCTGGCCACGTGGTTCCTGTCCGCGCTCGAAGAGGTCCCGGCCGAGCCACCGGTCTCGTTCGACCTGCGCAGCGACGACCAGGACCACACGGCCGCCCTGCTCCGCGAGGGTTTGGTGATGGCGGCGATCACGGCGACCCCGCAGCCGGTGCAGGGCTGCACGGTCAGCCGCCTCGGCACGATGCGCTACCGCGCGGTGGCGTCGGCGGCGTTCGCACGGCGCTGGCTGGACGGCGGCTCGCTGGCGGAGCGGCTGCCCGCCGCGCCCGCGGTGCTGTTCGACCGGAAAGACGACCTGCAGGACCGGTTCCTGCGCCGGTTGACCCGGCGCAAGCTGCCGAGCCGGGTCCGGCACTACATCCCGGCCTCGGTGTCCTTTGTGGACGCGGTGGCCGCCGGGCTGGGCTGGGGGATGGTGCCGGAGCTGCAGCTGTCCGGGCGGGAACTGGTCGAGCTGGCCCCGGACCGGGCGGTGGACGTGGAGTTGTACTGGCAGCAGTGGAAGCTCGACTCGCCTTCGCTGGCCGCGGTGGCGGAGGCGGTGGGGCGGGCGGCGAGGCGCGCACTCGGGCCGTAA
- a CDS encoding AMP-binding protein — protein sequence MRDDVVEASAVVGHSPEQVWQIVGSPELYPRFVPAISWCEVTVPAERGRGPHCLIRLAPDRHTVAEGTIHAAVYRPGEHVVWCGLPDERTWVSVELRPVPRGGTEIVLRMMLPSLPPEHSDLLARGTVKGLLKQLAKRIGQQLSGLPGDPPEQEPATALRTANTLVRAGVLAAGRPDKVVKQLSSLARWGATLAGGYLAATARGADDVAVHDERHTRTFGEIDERSNQLANALAALDVEAGSRVALMCRNHAAMVEAFVGCSKLGADVVLLNTGLSPAAVEEVLTQHPPAAVLADDEFAPIIASVPGEFPRVSTWDDADQGYRTLDELLQDAPTTRPKPSEREGRIVVLTSGTTGAPKGARRPTPKGVSTSATVLSRIPLRARDKIAVAAPLFHSWGLAAMQLGMALRAELSLIRKFDAEHTLRTIAEHRCDALFAVPIMLQRILDLPERVRSRYDLSSLRIVASSGSAMPGAFVTSFMDTFGDILYNFYGSTEVSWASIADPADLRAAPTSAGRCPPGTRVAILDEDRRPVPPGDEGQIFVGNDMLFDGYTNGSSVPRAHDLMATGDVGYQDASGRLFVTGRADEMIVSGGENVFPRPVEEALAALPGVSDAAVVGVPDDEFGQRLAAYVVLRRGARMHAEDVRHYIHQRLARFAVPRDVYFVPELPRNATGKIVKRLLNDDLWPITQG from the coding sequence ATGCGAGACGATGTAGTCGAGGCGAGTGCGGTGGTCGGGCACTCGCCCGAACAGGTGTGGCAGATCGTCGGCAGTCCCGAGCTGTACCCGAGGTTCGTCCCGGCCATCAGCTGGTGCGAGGTCACCGTGCCCGCCGAGCGCGGCCGCGGCCCGCACTGCCTCATCCGGCTGGCCCCGGACCGGCACACTGTCGCCGAGGGCACCATTCACGCGGCGGTGTACCGGCCGGGCGAGCACGTCGTCTGGTGCGGGCTGCCGGACGAACGGACCTGGGTGTCGGTCGAACTGCGGCCGGTCCCGCGCGGCGGCACCGAGATCGTGCTGCGGATGATGCTCCCGTCCCTGCCGCCGGAACACTCCGACCTGCTCGCCCGCGGCACGGTGAAAGGCCTGCTCAAACAGCTGGCGAAGCGGATCGGGCAGCAGTTGTCCGGGCTGCCGGGCGACCCGCCGGAGCAGGAACCCGCCACGGCCCTGCGCACGGCGAACACGCTGGTCCGCGCGGGAGTGCTGGCCGCCGGACGGCCGGACAAGGTGGTGAAGCAGCTCAGTTCGCTCGCCCGCTGGGGCGCGACGCTGGCCGGCGGATACCTCGCCGCGACCGCCCGCGGGGCCGACGACGTCGCGGTGCACGACGAACGCCACACCCGCACGTTCGGCGAGATCGACGAACGCAGCAACCAGCTGGCCAACGCACTGGCCGCGCTCGACGTCGAGGCCGGTTCGCGGGTCGCGCTGATGTGCCGCAACCACGCGGCGATGGTCGAGGCGTTCGTCGGCTGCAGCAAGCTCGGCGCCGACGTCGTCCTGCTCAACACCGGCCTCTCCCCCGCCGCGGTCGAGGAAGTCCTCACCCAGCACCCGCCCGCCGCGGTCCTCGCCGACGACGAGTTCGCGCCGATCATCGCGTCGGTGCCCGGCGAATTCCCGCGCGTGAGCACGTGGGACGACGCCGACCAGGGCTACCGCACGCTGGACGAACTGCTCCAGGACGCGCCGACGACCCGGCCGAAGCCGAGCGAACGCGAGGGCCGGATCGTCGTGCTGACCTCGGGCACCACCGGAGCTCCGAAGGGCGCGCGCCGTCCGACGCCGAAGGGCGTGAGCACGTCGGCGACCGTTTTGTCGCGAATCCCGTTGCGGGCCAGGGACAAGATCGCCGTGGCCGCCCCGCTGTTCCACAGCTGGGGCCTGGCCGCGATGCAGCTCGGCATGGCGCTGCGGGCGGAGCTGTCGCTGATCCGGAAATTCGACGCGGAGCACACGCTGCGCACGATCGCCGAGCACCGCTGCGACGCGCTGTTCGCGGTGCCGATCATGCTGCAGCGGATCCTCGACCTGCCCGAACGCGTGCGCAGCCGGTACGACCTGTCGTCGCTGCGGATCGTGGCGAGCAGCGGATCGGCGATGCCGGGCGCGTTCGTGACGTCGTTCATGGACACCTTCGGCGACATTCTCTACAACTTCTACGGCTCCACCGAGGTGTCCTGGGCGAGCATCGCCGACCCGGCGGACCTGCGCGCCGCGCCGACGTCCGCCGGCCGCTGCCCGCCGGGCACCCGGGTCGCGATCCTGGACGAGGACCGCCGCCCGGTCCCTCCCGGCGACGAGGGCCAGATCTTCGTCGGCAACGACATGCTGTTCGACGGCTACACCAACGGCTCCAGCGTCCCGCGCGCCCACGACCTGATGGCGACCGGCGACGTCGGCTACCAGGACGCGTCGGGACGGCTGTTCGTCACCGGCCGCGCCGACGAGATGATCGTGTCCGGCGGCGAGAACGTGTTCCCGCGTCCGGTAGAGGAAGCCTTGGCCGCGCTGCCGGGCGTTTCGGACGCGGCGGTGGTCGGGGTCCCGGACGACGAGTTCGGCCAGCGCCTCGCCGCGTATGTCGTGCTCCGCCGCGGCGCGCGCATGCACGCGGAGGACGTCCGGCACTACATCCACCAGAGACTCGCGCGATTCGCGGTGCCGCGCGATGTCTACTTCGTACCGGAGCTCCCGAGGAACGCCACGGGGAAGATCGTGAAGCGGCTCCTGAACGACGATCTTTGGCCGATCACGCAAGGCTGA
- a CDS encoding transglycosylase domain-containing protein has translation MAPVAIGAGVLSNQVSDSVDAISADLVHAEPPLVTTVTDRNGGTIATLYSQYRIPVTAAQISPAMKAAIVDIEDRRFYSEGGVDPQGMLRAAVHNSSGGNLQGASTLTQQYVKNYLVNVVDRNNKAAQQRDQEDSLARKLREAKMAVQLSQTVSKDDILADYLNVVEYTGTVYGVGAAAQAYFGTTADKLTVPQAALLAGMVNNPNIYNPYTHPDKALQRRNLVIDAMVAARSIPASYGETAKATPLGLSGPRPQAPSSTCLGAAPDAGFFCAYAVHYLVQSGLTADQIDTGGYTVKTTMDPHVSQVAKDAVDANVPTTQDGVANTFAVVQPGSDGHQVLAMVANRNYGTDPDQGETSTNIVADASNKFGAGSSFKIFTSAAAMVTGKAGLNTPLPNPYSDCFNPPNMNRYTHCYPVSNDGTSYPNPISLAAGLATSPNVAFVGLEAQVGMPAVLDMARKLGLRNTMATNDAGTKPITDPSDPRSKNPQYNEPQSQYFQNLLSFTLGNSPVSPLEMANVSATLMSGGMWCPPDPILSVTDRYGQPVSLHRQACEQVIPPGVANTLEAGLSQDTTTGTSARAAQAAGWTHPDIGKTGTTQESESVAFVGGVDHYAVSSMVFADGPHPQEICPGNPVHLGDCGHGAFGGTVAAPPYFAAMNQLLAGQPDVPIPPPDPAYLDAHA, from the coding sequence ATGGCCCCGGTCGCGATCGGGGCCGGCGTGCTGTCCAACCAGGTCAGCGATTCGGTCGACGCCATCTCCGCCGATCTCGTGCACGCGGAGCCGCCGCTCGTCACCACGGTCACCGACCGGAACGGCGGGACGATCGCGACTTTGTACTCGCAGTACCGCATTCCGGTCACCGCGGCGCAGATCTCCCCGGCGATGAAAGCCGCGATCGTCGACATCGAGGACCGCCGGTTCTACAGCGAGGGCGGCGTCGACCCGCAGGGCATGCTGCGCGCCGCGGTGCACAACAGCTCCGGCGGAAACCTGCAGGGCGCGTCCACTTTGACGCAGCAATACGTGAAGAACTACCTCGTGAACGTTGTGGATCGCAACAACAAGGCGGCGCAGCAACGGGATCAGGAGGATTCGCTGGCGCGCAAGCTGCGCGAGGCGAAAATGGCGGTGCAACTGAGCCAGACCGTGTCGAAGGACGACATCCTGGCCGACTACCTGAACGTGGTCGAGTACACCGGAACCGTGTACGGCGTCGGAGCCGCCGCGCAGGCGTACTTCGGGACGACGGCGGACAAACTGACCGTGCCGCAGGCCGCGCTGCTCGCCGGGATGGTGAACAACCCCAACATCTACAACCCGTACACGCATCCGGACAAGGCGCTCCAACGGCGCAATCTGGTGATCGACGCGATGGTGGCGGCGCGGTCGATCCCGGCGTCCTACGGGGAGACCGCGAAGGCGACCCCGCTGGGCCTCAGCGGTCCGCGGCCGCAGGCCCCGTCGAGCACCTGTCTCGGCGCGGCTCCCGACGCCGGGTTCTTCTGCGCGTACGCGGTGCACTATCTCGTGCAGTCCGGGCTCACCGCCGACCAGATCGACACCGGCGGGTACACCGTGAAAACGACCATGGACCCGCACGTGAGCCAGGTGGCGAAGGACGCGGTGGACGCGAACGTGCCGACCACGCAGGACGGCGTCGCCAACACGTTCGCGGTCGTGCAGCCCGGCAGCGACGGGCACCAGGTGCTCGCGATGGTCGCGAACCGCAATTACGGCACCGATCCCGACCAGGGCGAGACGTCCACGAACATCGTCGCCGACGCGAGCAACAAGTTCGGCGCGGGCTCGTCGTTCAAGATCTTCACCTCGGCCGCCGCGATGGTCACCGGGAAGGCGGGGCTGAACACGCCGCTGCCGAACCCGTACAGCGATTGTTTCAACCCGCCCAACATGAACCGGTACACGCACTGCTATCCGGTGAGCAACGACGGCACGAGCTATCCGAACCCGATCTCGCTGGCCGCCGGCCTGGCGACGTCGCCGAACGTCGCGTTCGTCGGGCTGGAGGCGCAGGTCGGCATGCCCGCGGTGCTGGACATGGCGCGGAAACTGGGCCTGCGCAACACCATGGCGACCAACGACGCGGGCACCAAGCCGATCACCGACCCGTCCGATCCCCGGTCGAAAAACCCGCAGTACAACGAGCCGCAGTCGCAGTATTTCCAGAACCTGCTGTCGTTCACGCTGGGCAACAGCCCGGTCAGCCCGCTGGAAATGGCGAACGTCTCGGCCACCCTGATGAGCGGCGGCATGTGGTGCCCGCCCGACCCGATCCTGTCCGTCACCGACCGCTACGGCCAGCCGGTGTCGCTGCATCGGCAGGCGTGCGAGCAGGTGATCCCGCCCGGCGTCGCGAACACGCTGGAGGCGGGCCTGAGCCAGGACACCACCACCGGCACGTCGGCCCGCGCGGCCCAGGCGGCCGGCTGGACCCACCCGGATATCGGCAAGACCGGAACCACGCAGGAAAGCGAATCCGTCGCGTTCGTCGGCGGAGTCGACCACTACGCGGTGTCCTCCATGGTCTTCGCCGACGGACCCCACCCCCAGGAAATCTGCCCCGGCAACCCAGTCCACCTGGGCGACTGCGGCCACGGCGCCTTCGGCGGCACGGTCGCCGCGCCGCCGTACTTCGCCGCGATGAACCAGCTCCTGGCCGGGCAGCCGGACGTCCCGATCCCGCCCCCGGACCCGGCTTATCTGGACGCCCACGCCTGA
- a CDS encoding ABC transporter ATP-binding protein codes for MSEPAVRCTGLRHSFGATVAVDGVDLAIEPGEVFGLLGPNGAGKTTTIRMITTLLPVPADHITVFGLDVARRRMAVRRLIGYVPQQLSADGALTGRDNVSLFARLFDVPRAQRAAQVREALELVGLENDADRPAGRYSGGMIRRLELAQALVSSPRLLILDEPTIGLDPVARSAVWERISEIRAKTGMTVLVTTHYMDEAEQYCDRVALMHTGKIRALGTPADLEAGLGPESTLDDVFRTVTGNALDAGGIRDVRAARRTARRLG; via the coding sequence ATGAGCGAACCGGCAGTCCGCTGCACCGGCTTGCGGCACTCCTTCGGCGCCACCGTCGCGGTCGACGGCGTGGATCTCGCCATCGAACCCGGCGAGGTCTTCGGCCTCCTCGGCCCGAACGGAGCCGGGAAAACCACCACGATCCGGATGATCACGACGCTGCTGCCCGTGCCGGCGGACCACATCACCGTCTTCGGGCTCGACGTCGCCCGCCGCCGGATGGCCGTCCGGCGGCTGATCGGCTATGTCCCGCAACAGCTTTCCGCCGACGGCGCGCTGACCGGCCGCGATAACGTGTCGCTGTTCGCCCGGCTCTTCGACGTGCCGCGAGCGCAACGGGCCGCGCAGGTGCGCGAGGCGCTGGAACTGGTCGGCCTGGAGAACGACGCGGACCGCCCCGCCGGTCGGTACTCCGGCGGCATGATCCGCCGGCTGGAACTGGCGCAGGCGCTGGTCAGCTCGCCCCGGCTGCTGATCCTCGACGAACCGACCATCGGCCTCGACCCGGTGGCGCGCTCGGCAGTGTGGGAGCGGATCTCCGAGATCCGCGCCAAAACCGGGATGACCGTGCTGGTCACGACCCATTACATGGACGAGGCCGAGCAGTACTGCGACCGCGTCGCGCTCATGCACACCGGCAAGATCCGCGCGCTCGGCACGCCGGCCGACCTCGAAGCCGGACTCGGCCCGGAGTCCACTTTGGACGACGTGTTCCGGACCGTCACCGGGAACGCGCTCGACGCGGGAGGGATCCGCGATGTCCGCGCCGCCCGCCGCACCGCCCGCCGCCTCGGCTGA
- a CDS encoding MarR family winged helix-turn-helix transcriptional regulator: MPAPRIDLAERVLTAVLGVRRVVRRRVRAELPGPHLPGSQVELLRVVHRNPGIGVAAAARELSLAGNSVSTLVNVLTEAGLLRREVDAADRRAARLQLTDAARDRMATWRRARIGLVSVALARLSEEDTAAIVAALPALERLTEALKEDLA; this comes from the coding sequence ATGCCCGCACCCCGGATCGACCTGGCCGAACGCGTTCTCACCGCGGTGCTGGGCGTACGCCGCGTTGTGCGCCGCCGCGTCCGCGCCGAATTGCCGGGGCCGCATCTGCCCGGCTCGCAGGTGGAACTGCTGCGCGTGGTGCACCGGAACCCCGGCATCGGCGTCGCGGCGGCGGCCCGGGAGCTGAGCCTGGCCGGGAATTCGGTGAGCACGCTCGTGAACGTGCTGACCGAGGCCGGCCTGCTGCGCCGCGAAGTGGATGCGGCCGACCGCCGGGCCGCGCGGCTGCAGCTCACCGACGCCGCCCGGGACCGGATGGCGACCTGGCGGCGCGCCCGCATCGGTCTCGTCTCGGTTGCGCTCGCCCGGCTGTCCGAAGAGGACACCGCAGCGATCGTCGCCGCGCTGCCCGCCCTCGAACGGCTCACCGAAGCACTCAAGGAGGACCTGGCATGA
- a CDS encoding contact-dependent growth inhibition system immunity protein produces MSRRPDRSAQSLQQIENSDWGDPPADATRLIATVHRLRRKPIGLLTAEDLRLLLGQHVGVPFLVPRALAMLEQDPLCEGDLYPGDLLASTLRVPVSHWRANHDHLDRLERVLAAIDPATEDFDRLLRKPIAAFREKLRA; encoded by the coding sequence ATGTCCCGACGACCCGACCGGTCCGCGCAGTCGCTGCAGCAGATCGAAAACTCCGACTGGGGCGATCCGCCCGCCGACGCGACCCGGCTGATCGCGACCGTGCATCGCTTGCGGCGCAAGCCCATCGGCCTGCTCACCGCCGAGGACCTCCGCCTCCTGCTCGGCCAGCACGTCGGCGTGCCGTTCCTCGTGCCGCGCGCGCTGGCCATGCTGGAGCAGGACCCGCTCTGCGAAGGCGACCTCTACCCCGGCGACCTGCTCGCGTCGACGCTGCGTGTCCCGGTCTCGCATTGGCGAGCCAACCACGACCACCTCGACCGGCTCGAACGCGTCCTCGCCGCGATCGACCCCGCCACCGAAGACTTCGACCGCCTCCTCCGCAAGCCGATCGCCGCCTTCCGCGAAAAGCTCCGCGCCTGA
- a CDS encoding LysE/ArgO family amino acid transporter, with product MIAALSAGFGTGMSLIVAIGAQNAFVLRQGLRGGLVVPVILVCTLSDAVLIAAGVSGIGAVLQRWPSAIKAIAIVGGLFLVGYGLLAARRAFRPGTLSVSPADVSSPKRTLLTCLALTWLNPHVYLDTVLLVGSVAAGHGDSRWLFGIGAVVASAVWFSALGLGARRLSDVFARPAAWRILDGVIAATMLVLGVALLLHRG from the coding sequence GTGATCGCTGCGCTCAGCGCCGGATTCGGCACCGGCATGTCCCTCATCGTCGCCATCGGCGCCCAGAACGCTTTCGTGCTCCGCCAAGGATTGCGCGGCGGCCTGGTCGTCCCGGTGATCCTCGTCTGCACCCTGTCCGACGCGGTGCTCATCGCCGCCGGAGTGAGCGGGATCGGGGCGGTGCTGCAGCGGTGGCCGTCGGCGATCAAGGCGATCGCGATCGTCGGCGGGCTCTTCCTTGTCGGGTACGGGCTCCTCGCCGCGCGCCGCGCGTTCCGCCCAGGGACGCTGTCCGTCTCCCCCGCTGACGTCTCCTCGCCGAAGCGCACCCTTCTCACGTGCCTCGCGCTCACCTGGCTCAACCCGCACGTCTACCTCGACACCGTTCTCCTCGTCGGTTCCGTCGCGGCCGGACACGGCGACAGCCGCTGGCTTTTCGGCATCGGCGCGGTGGTCGCGAGCGCGGTCTGGTTCAGCGCGCTCGGGCTCGGCGCGCGAAGGCTGTCCGATGTGTTCGCGCGTCCCGCGGCCTGGCGGATCCTGGACGGCGTGATCGCGGCGACCATGCTCGTGCTCGGCGTCGCGCTCCTGCTCCACCGGGGATGA
- a CDS encoding putative protein N(5)-glutamine methyltransferase translates to MSGNAGSNRHKHARGFEDVVARLRAAGCVFAEDEARLLLGQPGDLAGMVERRVAGEPLEHILGWAEFAGRRFVVAPGVFVPRHRTELLVRLAVGFAHDQSVVLDLCCGSGALGATVAAEAPGIELHAADVEPAAVECARQNVPGEVYQGDLYAPLPPRLRGRVDVLIANVPYVPTDDVALMPPEARDHEPRVALDGGADGLDVLRRVVAEAPAWLAPGGHVLFEASERQAAAATAELRRAGLAASVEEDDELGATVVVGRREH, encoded by the coding sequence GTGAGCGGCAACGCCGGTTCTAACCGGCATAAACACGCACGAGGGTTCGAGGACGTCGTCGCTCGGCTGCGCGCCGCCGGCTGCGTGTTCGCCGAGGACGAGGCCCGGCTTCTGCTGGGCCAGCCGGGCGACTTGGCCGGGATGGTCGAGCGCCGGGTCGCCGGGGAACCGCTGGAGCACATCCTCGGCTGGGCGGAGTTCGCGGGCCGCCGGTTCGTCGTCGCGCCGGGCGTTTTCGTGCCCCGGCACCGCACCGAATTGCTTGTCCGGCTGGCCGTCGGGTTCGCGCATGACCAGTCCGTGGTGCTCGATCTGTGTTGCGGTTCCGGTGCACTGGGCGCAACGGTCGCGGCCGAGGCGCCGGGAATCGAGCTGCACGCGGCGGACGTCGAGCCCGCCGCGGTCGAGTGCGCGCGGCAGAACGTGCCTGGTGAGGTCTACCAAGGAGATCTCTACGCACCTCTTCCGCCGCGGTTGCGCGGCCGGGTGGATGTGCTGATCGCGAACGTCCCGTACGTCCCGACCGACGACGTCGCGCTCATGCCGCCCGAGGCACGCGACCACGAACCCCGCGTCGCGCTCGACGGCGGAGCAGACGGTCTCGACGTGCTCCGTCGCGTGGTCGCTGAGGCACCGGCGTGGCTCGCGCCTGGCGGACACGTGCTTTTCGAGGCCAGCGAACGGCAAGCCGCTGCCGCGACGGCCGAACTGCGCCGCGCCGGACTGGCCGCGTCGGTGGAAGAAGATGACGAACTCGGCGCGACAGTCGTGGTAGGACGGCGCGAACACTGA
- a CDS encoding ABC transporter permease, giving the protein MSAPLAVSADPSPLGQLRVLFSRIGAMCLVELQKLRRDQTELLTRAIQPALWLLIFGETFTRLRAIPTGSVPYLDYLAPGILAQSALFISIFYGIQIIWERDAGVLAKLLVTPTPRAALVAGKAFAAGVRALVQAFIVVLLAALLGVGLTANPLRLLGAAAAVVLGSAFFCCLSIVIAGLVLSRERLMGIGQAITMPLFFGSNALYPVNLMPSWLKVLSHVNPLSYQVDALRGLLIGTPENLGADFGVLVGATALAIAVASALLGRLAR; this is encoded by the coding sequence ATGTCCGCGCCACTCGCCGTATCCGCTGACCCCAGCCCGCTGGGACAACTGCGCGTCCTGTTCTCCCGGATCGGCGCGATGTGCCTGGTGGAACTGCAAAAGCTCCGCCGCGACCAAACCGAACTGCTCACCCGGGCCATCCAACCCGCCCTGTGGCTGCTCATCTTCGGCGAGACCTTCACCCGCCTGCGCGCGATCCCGACCGGTTCCGTGCCGTATCTCGACTATCTCGCGCCCGGGATCCTCGCCCAGTCCGCGCTGTTCATCTCCATCTTCTACGGCATCCAGATCATCTGGGAACGCGACGCGGGCGTCCTCGCGAAGCTGCTCGTCACGCCCACTCCGCGCGCGGCATTGGTGGCGGGCAAAGCTTTCGCCGCCGGGGTGCGCGCTCTCGTGCAGGCGTTCATCGTCGTGCTCCTCGCCGCGTTGCTCGGCGTCGGGCTGACCGCGAACCCGTTGCGGCTGCTGGGCGCCGCGGCGGCCGTGGTGCTCGGTTCGGCCTTTTTCTGCTGTCTTTCCATCGTTATCGCCGGTTTGGTGCTTTCGCGCGAACGGCTGATGGGCATCGGCCAGGCGATCACGATGCCGCTGTTTTTCGGGTCCAACGCGCTCTATCCGGTGAACCTGATGCCGTCCTGGCTCAAGGTGCTGAGCCACGTGAACCCGCTCAGTTACCAAGTCGATGCCTTGCGGGGACTCTTGATCGGCACCCCGGAGAACCTTGGGGCCGACTTCGGCGTCTTAGTGGGTGCGACCGCGCTGGCGATCGCGGTCGCTTCGGCTCTGCTGGGAAGGCTGGCTCGATGA
- the glgA gene encoding glycogen synthase, translated as MKVGLLTREYPPDVYGGAGVHVEFLARELRSLVDLDVHCWGPDRPDGAHGHRDAHGYAQPAFATMDIAVSMADALAGHDLAHSHTWYANLGGHLAKLAHGIPHVITAHSLEPLRPWKAEQLGGGYRVSSWIERDAYEAADAIIAVSSGMRRDVLAAYPNVDPARVHVVRNGIDTELYQPDPGTDVLEKHGIDPNRPYALFVGRITRQKGVPHLVRAGAQLDEDVQLILCAGGADTPELDAEFRGLVAELQENRSGVHWIPEMLPRREVVQLLTHALVFVCPSVYEPLGIVNLEAMACGTAVVASDVGGIPEVVADGETGVLVHYDENEPGAFEAGLARGINGLAADRDRATRLGLAGRDRAVGEFGWAAIAAATVGVYEACGRVS; from the coding sequence ATGAAGGTCGGCCTGCTCACCCGGGAGTATCCGCCGGACGTGTACGGGGGAGCGGGGGTGCACGTCGAGTTCCTCGCGCGGGAACTGCGGTCGCTGGTCGACCTGGACGTGCACTGCTGGGGCCCCGACCGCCCGGACGGCGCGCACGGGCACCGCGACGCGCACGGGTACGCCCAGCCCGCGTTCGCCACGATGGACATCGCGGTTTCGATGGCGGACGCGCTCGCCGGCCACGATCTCGCGCACAGTCATACCTGGTACGCGAACCTCGGCGGCCATCTCGCGAAGCTCGCGCACGGCATCCCGCACGTCATCACCGCGCATTCGCTCGAACCGCTGCGGCCGTGGAAGGCCGAGCAGCTCGGCGGCGGCTACCGCGTGTCGTCGTGGATCGAGCGCGACGCGTACGAGGCGGCGGACGCGATCATCGCGGTCAGCTCCGGCATGCGGCGCGACGTGCTCGCCGCGTACCCGAACGTCGACCCGGCGCGGGTGCACGTGGTGCGCAACGGCATCGACACCGAGCTGTACCAACCCGATCCGGGCACCGATGTCCTGGAGAAGCACGGCATCGATCCGAACCGGCCGTACGCGTTGTTCGTCGGACGGATCACGCGGCAGAAAGGCGTGCCGCATCTCGTGCGCGCCGGGGCTCAGCTGGACGAAGACGTGCAGCTCATCCTGTGCGCGGGCGGCGCGGACACGCCGGAACTGGACGCGGAGTTCCGCGGGCTGGTCGCGGAATTGCAGGAAAACCGGTCCGGCGTGCACTGGATCCCGGAAATGCTGCCGCGCCGCGAAGTCGTCCAGTTGCTGACCCACGCGCTGGTGTTCGTCTGCCCGTCGGTGTACGAGCCGCTCGGCATCGTGAACCTGGAGGCGATGGCCTGCGGCACCGCGGTCGTGGCCAGCGACGTCGGCGGCATCCCGGAGGTGGTCGCGGACGGCGAGACCGGCGTGCTGGTGCACTACGACGAGAACGAGCCCGGCGCTTTCGAGGCCGGGCTCGCGCGCGGGATCAACGGCCTGGCCGCCGACCGGGACCGGGCCACCCGGCTGGGCCTGGCCGGACGGGACCGCGCGGTGGGAGAGTTCGGCTGGGCAGCGATCGCCGCCGCGACGGTCGGGGTTTACGAGGCGTGCGGGAGGGTTTCGTGA
- a CDS encoding universal stress protein, which produces MGRVEQLVEEYGPSWDPGPYERGTDGPRVILVGADTSPTGLRATAYGGGLARRQRARLVVVYVAAPTVWTGLAAAAVVDVQQQTFEEEIEQLRAELRDRAADLQVPVTFVVRRGETFPELRQAAQEVNADMVVVGASEQGGHRLVGSVGNRLVRAATWPVVVVP; this is translated from the coding sequence ATGGGCCGCGTGGAGCAACTGGTCGAGGAATACGGACCCAGCTGGGACCCGGGCCCGTACGAACGGGGCACCGACGGGCCGCGCGTGATCCTGGTCGGCGCGGACACCTCGCCGACCGGTCTGCGGGCGACGGCCTACGGCGGCGGTCTCGCCCGGCGGCAGCGCGCGCGGCTGGTCGTGGTGTACGTGGCCGCGCCGACGGTGTGGACCGGCCTCGCCGCGGCCGCGGTCGTCGACGTGCAGCAGCAGACGTTCGAGGAAGAGATCGAGCAGCTGCGCGCGGAACTGCGCGACCGGGCGGCCGACCTGCAGGTGCCGGTCACGTTCGTGGTCCGCCGCGGCGAGACGTTCCCGGAGCTGCGCCAGGCCGCGCAGGAGGTGAACGCGGACATGGTCGTGGTCGGCGCGTCCGAGCAGGGCGGGCACCGGCTCGTCGGCTCGGTCGGCAACCGCCTGGTGCGCGCCGCGACCTGGCCGGTCGTCGTGGTGCCGTAG